The genomic region TTGCTGATATGACAGAATAGAGATAATCACTGTGTGCAAAGAGAGTGCAAATGCACAACAATCCAGATGTTACCCTTGCAGTAGGCTAGCTCAAGAGCCTACACGGAAAAGGGATTTGGGAAATGATGTTGATTAAACATGTCTTCAAATTGATCATTTTATCCAACCAACAGCCAAAAGACCCAAGGTATCTATTAAATCCACAATAGTttgaaacaaagcaacaaatccACTCTGTGCTGTGGATATGGCTCCCTCTTGTGCAAGTAGTTTTTAGTcggtggtaaaaaaaaacagtgtttaaaaCAACACGGTTATATTTTTGTTATGGAAACGACATGATAGACTGTTCCAGTCTATGAATGACACACATATCGAATCGACATTTTTACTACGTTAtctacaaaaaagaaatcaatgacTAACGCATGTCAACTATGACTTtaggcaatttaaaaaatgtttttttaacagtattgttattatattgttCTACCTTGGTCTGCAGCatcttttttcctttaattcACTGTCCCTTGGTTTTGCCAAATAATTTTGGCATGcatttaactaaataaaatataatttacacacgttagttaaaaacaattacaacaaaaaagcactttgctgtcagtttttttccattatcATTATACCTTGCAAGAGGACATGGCTTTTTCAGAATGCGcaataattaaaaacagatgtcagagaggaggagagggcagTAGAAGTTATGTGGCTGACATTTTAATGCGAATACTAGCTTCGTACAGGAAAGTTGTTCACAGACAGAGTCAGTTTTCGTGAGAAGTACAAGAAAGATGAGTAAAGGGTAGCGAGGGGGGGAAAGGGCAGCTCCAGGAAGTCCGAAACTCCTACGTTTGCAAAAAACGAAGAGGAAtagtgaatgaaaaataaaaaaatctaccCGGTTAACCTTTGAACCGTCTTCCTTTGTCCTCACGAGAAGAAGTCACAAGGCAAACTCCCGTATAATTTCACGAATGACAGTCCTAACGGTAAGCAGGCGCTGAGAGTTTTTGAGGCTAGCTAGTTTGGTTTTAAACGGGGAAACCAACAGTCCAAGGAGAGGAAGAGACTGTGGGAAGGTGCTTGGCCCAGAGGAGCTGAAAAGCGGATGGTTTGTGTTGTCAAATCCAGCTAGTTGTTTGAATTTTTCCTATAATGCATTCTAGATACTTTCTTAAGCACCTTGCTAACTACTTCTTTGTTGTTATGCACCAAAGACAGGAAACGGGAATGCTGTGAACACTGGTTGCTAGGATAACTTTTAGGAAGCACTATTGCACCCAGgaagatttgtttttcattcgAAAAAGGGATTCATgtgaaagttttcttttttttttttagattgtaaCATTCTCAACAAGGGATTTCTAATCTTTTCATTCTCTTGTTTTAAATGCAGACACTACACGTTAAGAACAAAGCAAGAAGGAAGACACATATATCATGTCCTCTGTGTATTTCAGTCCAGGGTCCGATGCAGGTGTGAATGGGTGAGCAATGGTTAATtttttaactgctgtttttgtttaacatgcgAACGTGGTAGTGTTGTTTTGGagggaaatgtctttttttgtctgctttttgtgAAGCTCTTATATCATTTATGATATCTATCTTGCTATCCTTCTATTAGAAACATTGCAAAGATGGAGGATGCTAAAGTGGAGATTGACGATGGAAAGAATGAGAGTGTGGTACCAGACACAATGTATCAGTAAGTTTGTACATCTTGGACTCCaaactgttttgtgtgcaacacTTCTATTCAGATTAAGCATATTTACTGGCAGCCATtactttcttttctcatttgcaGCAATATCCGGGAGAAGATAGCACCTTATGTAATGTCCTTTGGATTTCGGTGAGTGGGTTTTGCAAACTATTTTGGAAGACAATGATGGTTCATTAATTGACTGGTAGTGTTTGATGATTCTCaagtttatttgtctttttcttgcaGGATATTTGGAGTGATATTGATCCTAGTGGACTTTGTGCTGGTCATTGTGGACTTGTCCCTGCCAGCCAAGAGCAGAGAGCTTGGAGATGCCTTGGAGGCCGTGTCCCTCACTatctccttcttctttcttgcTGACGTTCTCTTGCGGGTCTATGTGGAAGGGTGAGTGAGAGAGGAAGGCCTTGCATGCAGTTGTGTAGTAGTACAGCCACTTTTAAATCTTACCTTTGTGAAGATTACCGGTGATTATTTGCTGACAATGGGGGTTCATGCAGGCAATAGTTTGTGGTTTTGCTGTAAAAGATTGCAAAATATTGTAAACTGTACCCAATATTTACATGCAGTCCTAGTTTACCCACACCTTTAGCTTGCTGGTGAATGTAAGAACCAGACATATTTGATAGTGGCACAAACATTCCCGGAGTCCGCTGTCAGCAGAAACCAAAAGTGATTAGCTGTTAAACCGGAAGTTATGAGAGGAAGCTGGACAGGAAATGTATGGCATGTATGGGACTTCTTGGAAAACATACTGACTCAGAGTACTAGCAGTGTCAATGAATAAATACTTTCTGCTACAGTAATGTTAGATTAAGGCAAATACTATTAGTTgcattatctgttttttttcaacatcatgGACATTCTCTCATGTTGGGTTTAATTAACCACATTTTAGGTTCAAAGTTTACTTCAGCTCCAAGCTGAACATCATAGATGCCTGTGTTGTGGTTATCACGCTGGTGGTGACCATGATCTACACCTTCACTGACCTGTCAGGAGCCAATCTCATCCCCAGGTACCTGCTTTCCCCAGCTAACGGACATTTAATATCACTAGAAATTGCTCAAACTGTTGTGTTGGACATTTGGTCTCTGTGTAAAGTAATAAAGAATCATAAAAGTACATGGACGCTTCCAGGACGATTTGGGTATAAAGGTTTAAGTTATAATAATCCACGAGTTGTTGTTCAGCTTAGCCTTCACACACTCATAGTCCACCCACACAGGAGTTTTCACTTATGTTGCCTGATTAGACCTCTTCTCAGGACTGCGTATTAATCAACAATTGAAGCTCCCTCACTCTCTTGTTAGTTTTGTTGCATGTGTGATGTGGGACCGTTTACACCTctctagagctgcaaagattagttgtcaacaattacatttatcagcaacagttttgataattgattaatcatttaaataattttgtaaataaatgtcaaattctTCAACTTCAGCTTTCTAAATGGggatattttctagtttctccACTtctctatgacagtaaactgaacataTTTGCGTTATGGAGAAACCAAGACATTTTGAGGACGTGATTATGGACTTAAGGACCAATGAACGACTGtcctttgacattttatagaccaaacaacctCGCTCCGTAGAGTTTAATGACATCACGTAATTCCCAGCTTTCACCTGGCAGTCTAACCAGCCAGAGTAATTGAAACACCTGTGTGGGCGTGCAGGGCCTTTAACACTATTATCACAGTAGtactttaacattttgggaaccctttaaatactgaaaaaacaaagattatttgttctttgggagctctgtttttattaatatgaTGCGAGGATTTAGGCAATAAAAATGCTACTCCTTCagtgaattattttatttatttcataatgatATTGTGAAATACATAATTTTTCTTTCTAAacgtttcatttaaataatcagttctGTTTAACCCAGACTGAACAATCCACAGTCAATACAGGGAACATCAAAAACactttgcattttaaatattcttaaaaatATCTTACTGCTTAATACAATactgttttatatattttttttataaagaccttTTGTAATACTACATTATACCCAATGccattaagatgtttttttcttttcatcagaGTGGTGACATTTCTCCGTTTCCTGAGAATAATAATCCTGGTGAGAGTTTTCCGACTTGCAGCTCAGAGGAAAGAGCTGGAGAAGGTCACCAGGAGGATGGTAAGCTCATCACCATGGCTGCTTTGAAAACTTTGACTAACCAAAGTCCTCGGGGGTCTCCTGGAGGAATACAGATTTGTAGAATTAGGGTTGGCATCAAGAGAGAAGATGTCTACTACTTCCTGTAATCACTGACCAGCTCATTTTCTCAGGTTTCTGAGAACAAGCGGCGTTATCAGAAGGATGGGTTTGATCTTGACCTTACCTATGTCACAGGTAGTTGTTACATGCTGTGTAATGCAAAACACCCACCATAAAGGCATGTCAGAATATAcatgatttaaatgtaaatgactaAAAATGAGACCCTTTTAAGAAGTGGACCATTTGTTTACATCTTCTGTAGACCGTGTCATCGCCATGTCTTTCCCATCCTCCGGGAAGCAGTCATTCTACAGGAATCCAATCAGGGTAAGTCTGACACAACCAGGGTACATGCATTACTAACTTTTGATGGTTTTAGCCTAAATATGCCTActaatttttaaaacaaatctattaATATGCACCATCATTATAAGGAACTCATAacataaagtacacacacaaatccacagaTGCTTTAACCTATTCTTGCTGTCTTGCTGTGCAGGAAGTGGCGAGATTTCTGGACACTAAACATGAAGACCACTATAAAGTTTACAACCTCTGCAGTAAGTTGGCACCTGCCCTTGTCACGTGCACTGCATTCCTTTTTATGTAGAACCACAGAAACCATGTTAACGTTGTCTTTTGTTTCCAGGTGAGAAAGGCTACGACCCCCAGTTTTTCCACTACAAGGTTGAACGGGTGTTTATTGATGACCATAACGTCCCCTCATTGGAGTGagtaacattttctgttttgtttcaccTTCCCCTTTTGCTTGTGATTATACTGAATCACTTTGGATTACAGCTACACACCTTTTGTTATTCTAGTAATTTTGATGCATTAGGTTGACATTATTGATACAACCATAATGCCTGCAAATTACACCTACATTTCCCAGTGTGCTGTCAACAAAGTTTCTTATCTAGCGTGTTTGCACAGTTTTTTTCTAGGTGTGTGTAATATTTCTAAAAAGTATTATGAACATACAGAAACATGATGTATAACTAACTAccattactgtatgtgttgcacAGTAGTTTGCCAGATTATCTCAATGTCTTCATCATTGTGTGTTCTACTATGTGTCTCAGGGACATGCTGAAGTACACAGCAAACGTGAGGGAGTGGATGTCCGCTGATCCCAAAAACATCATCGCTATTCACTGTAAAGGAGGGAAAGGTGATGCCAAAGATCCTGACCTGTTTCATTATCATTTGAGTTGAACAAAGACATTAGTTTAGTGTACATTGGCTGAATGTGTGTAACTTTCACTCTTAGTTTACCCGCTGCTGCTCTCTTCCACAGGACGCACAGGTACCATGGTGTGCACCTGGTTTATTGACAGCGACCAGTTTGAAAGCGCCCAGGTACGTATGACATTTGTTCATGGAAGGGTTAATAAATtagcaaaacattttcaaacactaCCGTACAttgctttctgtctgtccaccaGGACAGTCTGGAGTATTTTGGTGAGAGGAGGACAGACAAGAGTCGGAGCTCCAAATTTCAGGGAGTGGAGACTCCCTCTCAGGTAAGAACAAGTCCCACAGGGGCCAAACTAACAGACTACTTTTTAATAGAGGCAGTTATTTAGaacttttttcccccattttaggaatttgtgtaacattttaaaaagggatgAGTGGTGCCTTCTAGTGGTggtatgaaaaaataaacaatggcaGACAAAGGATGAAAGCAACACATAGACAGGACCTGAGAGTGTAACATAGTTTGAATAGATTGCcattatattaacattttacCCAATAAAATCTGGGACTTTGAGTCACTGGGTAAAGTCGTTTTagctctgctgtgtttgtgtatgtgtgtgtaatccaCAGAGCCGGTATGTGGGCTACTATGAGATTATGAAGACCAAGTTCAATAGACAGCTGCCTCCACCTCAAAGCCTGCGGATCAAGAGCATCCGCATCCACTCCATAGCAGGTAGATCCCAGCTAACCAGCAGGGCACTCCCAACACATCCTTTACATATCTCTTGTTCCCATGGTATTATGTATATCTGcttgttccccctctctcccaggTGTGGGTAAAGGTGATGGTAGTGATCTCAAGGTGAAGATAATTGTGAAGAAAGAGCTGgtatttcaatgtgtgtgtgccaaacAGGAGAACTGTTCAGTAAGTCACATACACTCGGCACAGCATGCAGTCATTAGGTCATACAGATTCATTGGttgaatgtgttattttttttagctgtttcCAGATGTGGGTGCTAACGCAGCAGTCATCAGCCTACAGAATGGGCCTGTGGTCGAAGGGGATGTGAAGATCATGTTTGAATCAAGTGCAGTGAGTGTTTGTAGTTACACCTTCAAACGGCATATGTACAGTAAGTAGTACGTTGGTGTTTAGCTGGAGTGTTCTGGGATTCACTTTATCTTTTTGGTTTGATCATTCCCCTCAGGGCCTTCCAAAAGGATACGAAGATGTTCCGTTCTACTTCTGGTTCAATACCTCCTTCATAGAAGACAACAAGTATGTTTCTGGTGCAATCATTCCTTTAGCTCCTAATTAAAACTTTTCATATTCTGTTTTGCCGACTGTGAACTCTTTCAAACTCTCCACAGGCTGTTTCTACCCAGGGAGGAGCTGGACAACCCACACAAACCAAAGACCTGGGACCTGTACAAAGAGGACTTTGGTGTCACTATGTTATTCTCAGAACCTTAATAAAAGCCCTTTAGAAAGATGAAGAGGATCAAATGGCTTGTTAGTTGTGCTTTTTATGGTGAGCAGAAATGAGTAGACTGAACACAAGAAATGAGAGTGCCGTTTTAAAATGACAGTGGGGTTCTACACTTAGTCAAATCATGTGGTATGCAGTCTTGCTCTAAAGAGTTGTGTAGGACCTCAACTGACATTTACATATCAGGGTTATATAGAGAACCATTAAATGTCTTTCAGTGAATCAGTTATCTGTATTCATGTTGGGACTCATGTGTCctaaaatagaatttaaaaatctgaaatggggtcagaaaaaagtatttgcacCAAAGGTTGGGTTCTATTTGTCTTTGATAGTCCATTTTTGGGGTCTTGAATTACTTCCCATTGCCTTTAATTCATGTACCATGCCTAGCTACTACCAAATGCAGTGGTGGAGGGAAGTTAACGTAAATGTCCTCAGCGATGCACCAATGGAAACCATAGAACATTTTCTATGTTCAATCAGACATGAATGAGGGCATGAGGATCCCTTTGAGGGGGTTGTTGGCATGTAAGGGATTATTGTTCATCTAGTCTATATATGCACTTCCGTTTACTTGAACCaaatgtccctcaccttctgctttctttgtgttagcattctaaactccagtggatttatgaggactatggttaactgctcctcagctcGGTGCAGGGTAAATTGGACAGCAAACTAGACTGTCCATTCTGAGTTCTCTTACGACTAAAAACTTTTGAACGCACACgtttaaccaaaacaagtttcttcccgaggtcatttttgcagaggcaccgttccTCCTTCTGGCACTTAGCACCGCCAGAGacaattggtttaaagaaatgtcaaaccAAAGAACGTTTTGTCAatctggaatgctgtgtggactgtccagaccctcctccacagcactttgaaggaaggtctggaaaTGAGTAAAGTTTACCCGATGTGATTCATTCGCCACTTCAGAAAAAGGCTAAGCTGCAGAAAATTATATAAACAGTGCAAAGTAGTTGAGACATTTCTCCACTATATTGCcacaaaacagctttttaaatcTGTATTACTTCAAAAGTTAGACAAAACACAgctttaataatacatttaattcataatttagaCAATCTCTTTAAATGTTTGCCCATTTTACAAGTTGTATTCCTTGTCATGTTACACCAAAGGTCGCATACACTAAGCCTTTCCCATTCTTGCCACACTTTAGGTTTATCAAACCTAGACGTTATCTTgccaaaactattttttaaagtgcagaAGGAAGTAAATCTTCATGAGAAATACTGTTCAAAGTTTGAAGACGTCTTTGCTGAGGCAGATGGTGCTAAGAACTAGATGAATACTTTGACTTAaagcttcttaaaaaaaaaaaaaaaaaagtgctgctcAAGAAAGTCAATGATTGAGTGAAGATACTGTGCTGCGTTCCAACTCTGACAAGCAGATAAGTGATTTCTATCATAATTTTCCTGATACAAGGCACCCAGTACAACAGAACTGCCAAATTCATGAAAAATATTAATCAAATTCATGAAATTTGGTATATTTCAAAACACCTTTTAGGACAATTTCAAGCTATAAAGTCACAGCAGCTAACAAACCCTAGGCCTGTTCTAATCATAAATCAGAttctttgtaaaaaacaatactGATAACAAGGCATTACTCTTCAGACAATGTCAGGATCACAAAATCTAAAGTCAGAAATTAATAATGGCTCAGGTGATTTCAGACAAATACAATCCTTGTTGACCAACCAGcaacaagaaaaatacacttttccACTAAATTTCATATTTGGTCAtattgcttttttccccccctaaGTGCAAACTTCCTAAGGTCAACAGAGGGTTTTTGTGGCAGCCCGGGCCAAGTTTCCTCCAAAACCATTGAAGAGGTCGCACTGCTCCAGCTCATCGTACCTCCCGCTTCGCAGAAAGCAGAGCAATGACGTTTTGCATGTCTCTTTGCAGGGCTCGGACACATGTCCTTTATGTCTTAAGTACCAGAACTTCTGGAAGACGTGATCATCACTGATAAAGGTCTGCATCATTTTGTCGTAGTCTGAAGGAAACAGACTTGTCAGACCATAGGCCTCAGTGGCCCGGTACAGCAGTGTCCATTTGGGGTTCTGTACCGGGCTACTCTGTGATCCGGGACTGTGGTTTACCTCTGTGAGGTTGAGGATGTATGTTTCATGGTCAAGCACCAGCCGAGAGCTACCTTTGTAATTCCCATCAACATAGTAGACACGGAAACctggaaagaggagagaaagaaaaaattaaaataaagataagTGTGTTTTGCGTCTGAAATGTTAGGAGAGCACTCTAGTATACAACCTTACCCGGGTTAAGATTAACATAAGTAGTGACACTGGGAGCAATGAATGCAACTCCCAGTGGGCGAGTCATGGTTGCCTCGTCATAAAACATTTGGAACTCATCCAGGTGTGTATGGCCAAAGAACTGTCCAGTAACTGTACTTTCATAtctgtataaaaaaattaaataaaaaagtgttaagACAGACACCTGTGCAACTTCTCATCTTTGAATTGGTAGGTTGCAGAAAGCAGCCTAGACCCTGCATGTTAACCATGCAAACGGAGAGAATGTAAAACAAGGGTTGCATCGTACATTAACAAGGAAGTTCTAGTGTTGAGAACTTCATGTCCCCTTCTCAGGGACAACAGCAAGAAAACAAGGATACTAAATAGTGTACTGTAATTGCAATTGTCTTTACCACACAACAACTTCAGCATCTTTTGGTTTAAATGCTCTATATAGCTACCTGTTGACAATGTGATAGTAGTTCCAGCTCCAGCTGCCAAGACACAAGCCAGGTGGGATGTGACCAATGATAtgtacctaaaaaaaaaaaaaaagaggaaattacaCCATGTAGAAGAAGATTATTGCACTTATAAAAAGTGTTGTATTGCAACCGCATGCTCAGTACCAGTAACTACAGGAAAGTAAAGTGAGAAAGCCATAATCATTATCAGAGTTTAGCATGAAGAACATGGCAAAAGGGTGACATGGGCCTGAGCCTCATTAATAAAAGCACACCGTATTTAATCAGCTTTACAAAAgtgacccaaaaaaaaaaaaaaaaaaagtctcatgtTTCTGCTGCTCCACTCACCTTCTCTCCGTTGTCCTCACTGGCCTGGAGAATATGAACCAGCCACTGCAGCTGGTTAGCAGGATCTGTAGAGTTCACCATCAGCCAGAAGTTCTCTCGAGCACAAAAGTTCATGTTGAGGGAGACCAACCTCAGACCAGGCTGAATCTCCACTGTGTAGAATCCTCCATATCTGAAAtaacaccaacaaaaaaaaaagaattagctGAAAGACTCAGAATGTCAAATTCAGCTCTGTGGGCACCCATCAAAGTTCCAAACCCTCTATAGGGGACAATATTCAGGAAGGCTGACCACTTCTGTTTTGTTGTAGTTCACATCCCACTGTTTTGCAAAGTGAAACTGCAAGTACAAAGATCTGACAAAGtttatgatataaaaaaaaaaaaaaaaaagtgcatggTGGGCTGACCTGCACAACAATGTCAATGTAGAATATACGTTaagatattaaaaacacaaatatcaaaAACCTCAGAGTCTTCAATGCCTGCTCTGGTAACCATGGTGCCCATTCCTCTGCCATTGTATCGTAAAGCCAGGCGCATGATCTGTTGCCGTGAACGAAGGGTGGTGGGAAGCTGTTCACTGGCGTACTCTCATGGTTCCCTACAGCAGGGTAAACTGTCACATTAGGTCCCAGGTGTCTGGAAAAAAGATGGGAGGAAGAGACGAGAGTCAAGCGCTGTTTGGATCTGTTCAAGGTAACGCATGACGAACATCGCAAATGTTAAACATGTATGGAGTCAGAGTACGTGGCCACTTGGAGGTTAAATTAGAGGAACTAGTTTATCCAGAAATTCCAATAGCAGCTGTCAAAAACCAGGAAAAGGTGTTTTGCAAGTTATATAACTTGCTCTAACTACTCTAACAGCTAAGTGGTCAATTTATCTGCAGCCTTACACATCCACTATGGAAATCATGCATCTCGTGTCAAAGTTAATCAAAGAAACATTACTTGTGGATGAGCCTGGAGATGATTGTAAGCTCTGAAAGCTGCTGTTTCCTGGTCTGAGACCAAACATTGTGCGCTGGAATGTCTCCTGTCCAGTACACCCAGTCCCAGGGTCCGTCTCTGGCAACATTTTCCAGGAGGTTCTCCACCGTCCATAGAGGCAGGTCACATTTACTGTAGGTCCCCCAGTACCCCGCCTCCCTTCGCCTCCAGCTGGGGAAGCCCGAGTCTTTACGGCAACACAGAGGGTCCTTGCAGTCTGCGGCGCTGCCAGCTACATACTCCTGTCAGTGGAGAGGATCGTTTTTAGAAGCAGAGCTTGATCCAACGCAAACTCAGGTGTCCACAATTCTGTTTTCTGCTCAGTCATTCCAAAGTTGCAagtaaaacagcaacatttatttCAAGTAAATCAGTAACTTTAACTTCGTAGATTGTGGGGCTTGAATGTATACTGCAGTATCACTGGATGTGGTGTACCAACATTTGCTGTAAGGGGATTATTTCACcccattatttatatatatagtatttggCTCATCTCTCAACACTCACCTGGTCCCAGTGGATGTCAGTTAGAAAGAGGACCCTGCTCTGTGGCGAACTAGATTTGGGAGGAGTGGGTGGTGTAACAGGGGGTTTAGGAACATTTGGCAGGGTGATGTTCCAGGGGGCATACATGTCAAATTTGCCACAGGAAGGGCCCACCAGCAGGGCGCACGCTTCACTGGGCCACAGCAAGGACTGCTCTAGAGCCCGGATGAAGTCATCCCGGAACAACTCTGTTATTTGCCGACACACACGCTCGTCAGCCAGATGGAAACGGATGCACGCCTCCCCTACTGCACGGGCCACTCGCTCTTCATTGGTGTCACTCtaggagaaaacaaaaaggtacAGCAGAATGGGATGAGgtgaaaatacaatttaatgtaaatattcacCAGAAAGGTTCTCGGGCATGATGCTTCACCAACCTGAGGACAGAACCACAAACTTCCTGAAAAACAAAGCTGGAATTGGTTTGAATCAATCTAAAATCCTCATTTGCTAGACCACATAGCGCTTGACATTTTGCAGAAGTCACTCTGGCATGGGTGCAGCATGTAAATGTATAGacacttgattaaaaaaaaaaaaggatgtggcCAGTTTAGAAGGCTTGTTAGGCATTTTAGAGAACAACAGAGACCGTATGATCAAGATGTCTCAAGGATGTTTTTGGGCTAAATCAGCTATAAACACCAGGGCACGTAAAAAGGTTTAAGAGGCAGAACAGGAAACAGACCTTGTCCATATGTTGGCCTTAATGTCACATGCTGCATATGTTTGCAAACTTGAGTAACTCTTTATTagttaatcacattttttaaagataatatttttggcatttttaggcctttatttgaaaggggattgacatgcagcaaaaggccacagGTTGGAATCGAACCCAAGGCCACTGCgccaaggagtaaacctctatacacgGGTTCCCAGTCTACCAGGTGAGCAATTTAGGCACCCACTATAACTGGTTTTAACTTAGTAGTGAATTTGCATTAAGCAACATGATGTTAGCCACATCATCATCTTACTGATTTAACTGTACTCCTAACccacatttttaataaagaatcttgatattaacatttttaaaccaacTTATGACTTGTCAGGTGGaccatttacttttttattgacAGCACATCTTAATATAATGAAATTAATTCCAACATAACAACAAATACAGCCTCCAAAGTGACCAATATAGCCTTCATGAAGGTAAGATTTACAGCATTAACACGCCAACTACATTAGTTTCAGCTGGAGGTACCTACTAAACCAGCAACTGAGTCTATAGGGTACTCTGAAAATAACCTTGCTAAtggtaactttaaaaatgtattacatgcTGTATTTCCTCTCGGTTTCTGTTAGCCCACTACTTACcgacatttattttgattatggACAGTTAAAGATGTGACTTCATGGGCTGAACTGTGGGCTACTTGGTTGGCTAACAAACTGTCACGGCTTTCCTCAACTTAATTTTATCAAATTTAAGAtatggtatttctttaaaagacTACTGCTCCTACAGACTTTCACATTCTCTAACGTGCACTAGCCTCTTTAGTATAGTGCCGTAACGTTAGTAGAGTAAGAAACATCTTCAAACATTACCAGAAGGGCGATATCAAGGATGGTGAAGACTGCTTTGCACAAGTGGCAGCTGACATTTCTCCAGTTAAATCCGACCTTTAAGGAGCTAAT from Etheostoma cragini isolate CJK2018 chromosome 13, CSU_Ecrag_1.0, whole genome shotgun sequence harbors:
- the smpd1 gene encoding sphingomyelin phosphodiesterase, with the translated sequence MRLPTLLSSLGLITCTLVLMLPLFGSCHPAPSPEQPRLVFMNEISSLKVGFNWRNVSCHLCKAVFTILDIALLSDTNEERVARAVGEACIRFHLADERVCRQITELFRDDFIRALEQSLLWPSEACALLVGPSCGKFDMYAPWNITLPNVPKPPVTPPTPPKSSSPQSRVLFLTDIHWDQEYVAGSAADCKDPLCCRKDSGFPSWRRREAGYWGTYSKCDLPLWTVENLLENVARDGPWDWVYWTGDIPAHNVWSQTRKQQLSELTIISRLIHKHLGPNVTVYPAVGNHESTPVNSFPPPFVHGNRSCAWLYDTMAEEWAPWLPEQALKTLRYGGFYTVEIQPGLRLVSLNMNFCARENFWLMVNSTDPANQLQWLVHILQASEDNGEKVHIIGHIPPGLCLGSWSWNYYHIVNRYESTVTGQFFGHTHLDEFQMFYDEATMTRPLGVAFIAPSVTTYVNLNPGFRVYYVDGNYKGSSRLVLDHETYILNLTEVNHSPGSQSSPVQNPKWTLLYRATEAYGLTSLFPSDYDKMMQTFISDDHVFQKFWYLRHKGHVSEPCKETCKTSLLCFLRSGRYDELEQCDLFNGFGGNLARAATKTLC
- the tpte gene encoding putative tyrosine-protein phosphatase TPTE, with protein sequence MSSVYFSPGSDAGVNGNIAKMEDAKVEIDDGKNESVVPDTMYHNIREKIAPYVMSFGFRIFGVILILVDFVLVIVDLSLPAKSRELGDALEAVSLTISFFFLADVLLRVYVEGFKVYFSSKLNIIDACVVVITLVVTMIYTFTDLSGANLIPRVVTFLRFLRIIILVRVFRLAAQRKELEKVTRRMVSENKRRYQKDGFDLDLTYVTDRVIAMSFPSSGKQSFYRNPIREVARFLDTKHEDHYKVYNLCSEKGYDPQFFHYKVERVFIDDHNVPSLEDMLKYTANVREWMSADPKNIIAIHCKGGKGRTGTMVCTWFIDSDQFESAQDSLEYFGERRTDKSRSSKFQGVETPSQSRYVGYYEIMKTKFNRQLPPPQSLRIKSIRIHSIAGVGKGDGSDLKVKIIVKKELVFQCVCAKQENCSLFPDVGANAAVISLQNGPVVEGDVKIMFESSAGLPKGYEDVPFYFWFNTSFIEDNKLFLPREELDNPHKPKTWDLYKEDFGVTMLFSEP